The proteins below come from a single Streptomyces sp. MRC013 genomic window:
- the hemC gene encoding hydroxymethylbilane synthase, with protein MTERAQSTQRALRLGTRRSKLAMAQSGHVADAVRRLTGRSVELVEITTYGDTSREHLAQIGGTGVFVAALRDALLAGEVDFAVHSLKDLPTARHEGLVLAAVPVREDPRDVLVARDGLPLAELAASARGGTARVGTGSPRRMAQLNAYARDHGLRIETVPIRGNVDTRVGYVHGGELDAVVLAAAGLSRLGRIDEVTEFLPVDTVLPAPGQGALAVECPAGDDDLVAALALLDDARTRAAVTAERSLLAALEAGCSAPVGALADLPAGDQDVHEMRLRGVVGTTDGSTLVQLSTTGPVPTSHHDAVALGRELADEMLAKGAAGLMGERAL; from the coding sequence ATGACCGAGAGGGCCCAGAGCACCCAGAGGGCACTGAGGCTGGGAACCAGGCGCAGCAAGCTCGCCATGGCCCAGTCCGGGCACGTCGCGGACGCCGTCCGCCGGCTGACCGGCCGCTCCGTGGAGCTCGTCGAGATCACCACGTACGGGGACACCTCCCGCGAGCACCTCGCGCAGATCGGCGGCACGGGCGTCTTCGTCGCCGCGCTGCGCGACGCGTTGCTCGCCGGCGAGGTGGACTTCGCCGTCCACTCCCTCAAGGACCTGCCGACCGCGCGGCACGAGGGCCTCGTGCTCGCCGCGGTCCCGGTCCGCGAGGACCCGCGCGACGTGCTCGTCGCCCGCGACGGGCTCCCGCTGGCCGAGCTGGCCGCGTCCGCCCGCGGCGGCACGGCCCGCGTCGGCACCGGCTCGCCGCGGCGCATGGCGCAGCTCAACGCGTACGCCCGCGACCACGGCCTGCGCATCGAGACCGTCCCGATCCGGGGGAACGTCGACACCCGCGTCGGCTACGTCCACGGCGGCGAGCTCGACGCGGTCGTCCTGGCCGCGGCGGGCCTCAGCCGTCTCGGCCGGATCGACGAGGTCACCGAGTTCCTGCCGGTCGACACCGTCCTGCCCGCCCCGGGCCAGGGCGCCCTGGCGGTCGAGTGCCCGGCCGGCGACGACGACCTCGTCGCCGCGCTCGCCCTGCTCGACGACGCGCGCACCCGCGCGGCCGTGACCGCCGAGCGGTCCCTGCTCGCCGCCCTGGAGGCCGGCTGCTCCGCCCCCGTGGGCGCGCTCGCCGACCTGCCGGCCGGCGACCAGGATGTTCATGAGATGCGCCTGCGCGGCGTCGTCGGCACCACCGACGGCTCCACGCTGGTGCAGTTGTCCACCACCGGTCCCGTACCCACGTCGCACCACGACGCGGTGGCCCTCGGCCGCGAACTCGCGGACGAGATGCTCGCCAAGGGCGCGGCCGGTCTTATGGGGGAGCGAGCACTTTGA
- a CDS encoding glutamyl-tRNA reductase — MSLLVVGLSHRSAPVSVLERASLDSGTQNKLLQEALAAEPAAEAAVLATCNRIELYADVDKFHAGVAELSTLLAEHSGLGLEELTPFLYVHYEDRAVHHLFSVACGLDSMVVGEGQILGQIKDALARAQELHTAGRLLNDLFQQALRVGKRAHSETGIDRAGQSLVTFGLEQLAAGEPVPAWAGGKRALVIGAGSMSSLAAATLARVGAGEVVVANRTVERAERLARALAEPGGTGVAARAVRMADVGRELARADLAVSCTGATGLVLTAAAVETAAAGRTAPLALLDLAMPRDVDAAVHRMDNVRLVDIETLAEASADAPMAADVGRVRGIVSDEVAAFGAAQRAAHITPTVVALRAMAADVVATEVARLEGRLPGLDGKQRAEITQTVRRVVDKLLHAPTVRVKQLASEPGGAGYADALRTLFDLDPETVAAVSRADLTDADVNRGRV; from the coding sequence ATGAGCCTCCTCGTCGTCGGCCTCAGCCACCGCAGCGCCCCCGTCAGCGTGCTGGAGCGGGCCTCCCTGGACTCCGGCACGCAGAACAAGCTGCTCCAGGAGGCCCTCGCCGCCGAGCCGGCCGCCGAGGCCGCCGTCCTGGCCACCTGCAACCGCATCGAGCTCTACGCCGACGTGGACAAGTTCCACGCCGGCGTCGCCGAGCTGTCCACGCTGCTCGCCGAGCACAGCGGCCTCGGCCTGGAGGAGCTCACGCCCTTCCTGTACGTCCACTACGAGGACCGGGCCGTCCACCACCTGTTCTCCGTCGCCTGCGGCCTGGACTCAATGGTCGTCGGCGAGGGCCAGATCCTCGGCCAGATCAAGGACGCCCTCGCGCGCGCCCAGGAGCTGCACACCGCGGGCCGGCTGCTGAACGACCTGTTCCAGCAGGCCCTGCGGGTCGGCAAGCGCGCCCACAGCGAGACCGGCATCGACCGGGCCGGGCAGTCCCTGGTGACCTTCGGCCTGGAGCAGCTCGCCGCCGGGGAGCCCGTGCCGGCCTGGGCGGGGGGCAAGCGCGCCCTCGTCATCGGCGCCGGCTCCATGTCGTCGCTGGCCGCGGCGACCCTCGCCCGGGTCGGCGCCGGCGAGGTCGTCGTCGCCAACCGCACCGTCGAGCGCGCCGAGCGCCTCGCCCGGGCGCTCGCCGAACCCGGCGGCACGGGCGTCGCCGCCCGCGCCGTCCGCATGGCCGACGTCGGCCGCGAGCTGGCCCGCGCCGACCTGGCCGTCTCCTGCACGGGGGCGACCGGCCTCGTCCTCACCGCCGCGGCCGTCGAGACCGCCGCGGCGGGCCGCACGGCCCCGCTGGCCCTGCTCGACCTGGCCATGCCCCGCGACGTCGACGCCGCGGTGCACCGCATGGACAACGTCCGCCTCGTCGACATCGAGACCCTCGCCGAGGCGTCCGCCGACGCGCCCATGGCCGCCGACGTCGGCCGGGTCCGCGGCATCGTCTCCGACGAGGTCGCCGCCTTCGGCGCCGCCCAGCGCGCCGCGCACATCACCCCGACCGTCGTCGCCCTGCGCGCGATGGCCGCCGACGTGGTGGCGACCGAGGTGGCCCGCCTGGAGGGGCGCCTGCCCGGCCTCGACGGCAAGCAGCGCGCCGAGATCACCCAGACGGTGCGCCGCGTCGTCGACAAGCTGCTGCACGCGCCGACCGTGCGCGTGAAGCAGCTCGCCAGCGAGCCCGGCGGCGCCGGGTACGCCGACGCGCTGCGCACGCTCTTCGACCTCGACCCGGAGACGGTCGCCGCCGTCTCGCGGGCCGACCTGACCGACGCCGACGTGAACCGAGGGCGAGTATGA
- a CDS encoding redox-sensing transcriptional repressor Rex has translation MATGRTHRPATRSRGIPEATVARLPLYLRALTTLSERSVPTVSSEELAAAAGVNSAKLRKDFSYLGSYGTRGVGYDVEYLVYQISRELGLTQDWPIVMVGIGNLGAALANYGGFASRGFRVAALIDADPSMVGRPVAGIPVQHIDDLERIVEENGVSIGVIATPAGAAQQVCDRLVAAGVTSILNFAPTVLSVPDGVDVRKVDLSIELQILAFHEQRKAGEDGAVVGVGEAGLPSAAVGAAPSVASAAPQAAPAAAGHEGTDGDVPAVMPA, from the coding sequence GTGGCAACTGGCCGAACCCACCGACCGGCGACCCGCAGCCGAGGCATCCCCGAGGCCACCGTCGCCCGCCTCCCGCTGTACCTGCGGGCGCTCACCACGCTGTCGGAGCGCTCCGTGCCCACGGTCTCGTCCGAGGAGCTCGCCGCGGCGGCCGGGGTCAACTCCGCCAAGCTGCGCAAGGACTTCAGCTACCTCGGCTCCTACGGCACGCGCGGCGTGGGCTACGACGTCGAGTACCTCGTGTACCAGATCTCCCGCGAACTGGGCCTGACCCAGGACTGGCCGATCGTCATGGTCGGCATCGGCAACCTCGGCGCGGCCCTCGCCAACTACGGCGGCTTCGCCTCCCGCGGCTTCCGGGTGGCCGCGCTGATCGACGCCGACCCGTCGATGGTCGGCAGGCCCGTCGCCGGCATCCCCGTCCAGCACATCGACGACCTCGAGCGGATCGTCGAGGAGAACGGCGTCTCGATCGGCGTCATCGCCACGCCCGCCGGCGCCGCCCAGCAGGTCTGCGACCGGCTCGTCGCCGCCGGGGTGACGTCCATCCTGAACTTCGCGCCGACCGTCCTGTCCGTCCCGGACGGCGTCGACGTGCGCAAGGTCGACCTGTCGATCGAACTCCAGATCCTCGCCTTCCACGAGCAGCGCAAGGCCGGTGAGGACGGCGCCGTCGTCGGCGTCGGCGAGGCCGGCCTGCCGTCCGCCGCCGTGGGCGCCGCCCCCTCCGTCGCGTCCGCCGCCCCGCAGGCCGCCCCCGCGGCCGCGGGCCACGAGGGAACGGACGGGGACGTCCCCGCCGTGATGCCGGCATGA
- a CDS encoding glutaredoxin family protein — MFGRARKGAAGPRTVTLIGKPGCHLCDDAREVVERVCAETGAAWEERDVTRDEELHRAYWEQIPVVLVDGEQHTFWRVDPGRLRAALLG, encoded by the coding sequence ATGTTCGGACGTGCGAGGAAGGGGGCGGCCGGTCCGCGGACCGTGACGCTCATCGGGAAGCCCGGGTGCCACCTGTGCGACGACGCGCGCGAGGTGGTCGAGCGCGTCTGCGCGGAGACGGGCGCCGCGTGGGAGGAGAGGGACGTCACCCGGGACGAGGAGCTGCACCGGGCCTACTGGGAGCAGATCCCCGTCGTGCTGGTCGACGGGGAGCAGCACACCTTCTGGCGGGTGGACCCGGGGCGGCTGCGGGCGGCGCTGCTGGGCTGA
- a CDS encoding ECF subfamily RNA polymerase sigma factor, BldN family gives MYPYVGVDASGLAALRTMVLGHLRGFVPTAYAVPALSAPAPAGSCYALADGGAAVVARRGGRSGAGASTTARRPTADSDGGRMMELVERAQAGEAEAFGRLYDQYSDTVYRYIYYRVGGKATAEDLTSETFLRALRRISTFTWQGRDFGAWLVTIARNLVADHFKSSRFRLEVTTGEMLDANEVERSPEDSVLESLSNATLLEAVRKLNPQQQECVTLRFLHGLSVAETARVMGKNEGAIKTLQYRAVRTLARLLPEDAR, from the coding sequence GTGTACCCATACGTCGGGGTTGACGCCTCGGGCCTGGCTGCGCTGCGCACGATGGTCCTCGGCCACCTGCGCGGCTTCGTCCCCACCGCGTACGCCGTCCCCGCCCTCTCCGCACCGGCCCCCGCCGGCTCCTGCTACGCCCTGGCCGACGGCGGCGCCGCGGTCGTCGCCAGAAGGGGCGGGCGCAGCGGCGCCGGCGCCTCGACCACCGCGCGCCGGCCCACCGCCGACAGCGACGGCGGACGCATGATGGAGCTGGTCGAGCGCGCCCAGGCCGGCGAGGCCGAGGCCTTCGGCCGCCTCTACGACCAGTACAGCGACACCGTCTACCGCTACATCTACTACCGCGTCGGCGGCAAGGCGACCGCCGAGGACCTGACCAGCGAGACCTTCCTGCGCGCCCTGCGCCGCATCTCCACGTTCACCTGGCAGGGCCGCGACTTCGGCGCCTGGCTGGTCACGATCGCGCGCAACCTGGTCGCCGACCACTTCAAGTCGAGCAGGTTCAGGCTGGAGGTGACCACGGGCGAAATGCTCGACGCCAACGAGGTCGAGCGCAGCCCCGAGGACTCCGTCCTGGAGTCCCTCTCCAACGCCACCCTCCTCGAAGCCGTCCGCAAGCTCAACCCCCAGCAGCAGGAGTGCGTCACGCTCCGCTTCCTGCACGGCCTGTCCGTCGCCGAGACCGCGCGCGTGATGGGCAAGAACGAAGGGGCCATCAAGACCCTCCAGTACCGCGCCGTGCGCACGCTCGCCCGGCTGCTCCCCGAAGACGCCCGCTGA
- a CDS encoding DUF5667 domain-containing protein, which translates to MIANVSAHRRANAFAQALEDQAAQQPEASAEPSELGRLLTLANGLGELPKPTMDPEVKAVQRARLVAAMEATSQEGAATGGASADPTVPEQRTPNGRGAHRTAALRRLRPRTRWTKGLAAGGLTVGVAAGALGGVAAASSDALPGDSLYGLKRGMEDLKLGLADDDADRGEIHLAHASTRLSEARRLLERGRSGELDPESLGEIRRTLDGMQRDVSEGHRLLRLAYERDGRIGPIATLDSFARNHRGTWDGLRSKLPPQLTDTSDQVTSAFDAIDQQVAPLKSRLPGTPEKNGRSPGGPGTTTGPTGPGPSRQAPPAPHAQPTGGTESSPGPSGGSGPDIEEGLIGGGTGGLLDPGPPTNPAPPSQDQPQKPPAPAPEPAPDVTLPPLLPGILPGLGIDGEDTR; encoded by the coding sequence GTGATCGCGAACGTATCGGCGCACCGGCGGGCGAACGCCTTCGCCCAGGCCCTGGAAGATCAGGCGGCCCAGCAGCCCGAGGCGTCGGCCGAACCCAGCGAGCTCGGCCGGCTCCTGACCCTGGCGAACGGCCTCGGCGAGCTGCCCAAGCCCACCATGGACCCCGAAGTGAAGGCGGTGCAGCGAGCCCGGCTCGTCGCCGCCATGGAGGCGACGTCCCAGGAGGGCGCGGCCACCGGCGGTGCGTCCGCGGACCCTACGGTTCCGGAGCAGCGGACACCGAACGGCCGCGGCGCGCACCGCACCGCCGCCCTCCGGAGACTGCGGCCCCGCACCCGCTGGACGAAGGGCCTGGCCGCCGGCGGCCTCACCGTGGGCGTGGCGGCGGGCGCCCTCGGCGGGGTCGCCGCCGCCAGCTCCGACGCCCTCCCCGGTGACTCCCTGTACGGGCTGAAGCGGGGCATGGAGGACCTGAAGCTCGGCCTCGCCGACGACGACGCCGACCGCGGCGAGATCCACCTCGCCCACGCCTCCACCCGGCTCAGCGAGGCCCGCCGCCTGCTGGAGCGCGGCCGGTCCGGCGAGCTGGACCCCGAGTCCCTCGGCGAGATCCGCCGCACGCTCGACGGCATGCAGCGCGACGTCTCCGAGGGCCACCGCCTGCTCCGCCTCGCCTACGAGCGGGACGGCCGCATCGGCCCCATCGCCACGCTCGACTCGTTCGCCCGCAACCACCGCGGCACCTGGGACGGCCTGCGCTCCAAGCTCCCGCCCCAGCTCACCGACACCAGCGACCAGGTGACCTCCGCCTTCGACGCCATAGACCAGCAGGTCGCCCCGCTCAAGTCGCGACTGCCCGGCACCCCGGAGAAGAACGGCCGCAGCCCCGGCGGACCCGGCACCACCACCGGCCCGACCGGCCCCGGCCCCTCCCGCCAGGCCCCGCCCGCCCCCCACGCCCAGCCCACGGGCGGCACGGAGAGCAGCCCCGGCCCGTCCGGCGGCTCCGGCCCGGACATCGAGGAGGGCCTCATCGGCGGCGGCACGGGCGGCCTCCTCGACCCCGGCCCGCCCACCAACCCGGCCCCGCCCTCCCAGGACCAGCCCCAGAAGCCCCCCGCACCCGCACCCGAACCCGCACCCGACGTGACCCTCCCCCCGCTGCTCCCCGGCATCCTCCCGGGCCTCGGCATCGACGGCGAGGACACCCGCTGA